From a single Loigolactobacillus coryniformis subsp. coryniformis KCTC 3167 = DSM 20001 genomic region:
- the acpP gene encoding acyl carrier protein, producing the protein MEKTEIFNQVQAIIMEQLDKSANEVTMTTNFKENLNADSLDVFEIINEIEDEFDVKIETDEEIATVSDLVDFVAKQIA; encoded by the coding sequence ATGGAAAAAACAGAAATCTTTAATCAAGTACAAGCAATCATTATGGAACAATTGGACAAAAGTGCGAATGAAGTCACTATGACTACTAATTTCAAAGAAAACTTAAATGCTGATAGTCTGGATGTTTTTGAAATTATTAATGAAATCGAAGACGAATTTGATGTCAAAATCGAAACTGATGAAGAAATCGCTACTGTCAGTGATTTAGTGGATTTCGTTGCTAAACAAATTGCTTAG